A single region of the Sorghum bicolor cultivar BTx623 chromosome 9, Sorghum_bicolor_NCBIv3, whole genome shotgun sequence genome encodes:
- the LOC110430426 gene encoding uncharacterized protein LOC110430426: MGNNCPETQEDAAFINKGFRKQQQQGNGWNNQNRPQGNCSFNSGSSSSQPSLKDLVLGQAKINENLVKKLSFNDKMFENINTKLDGLTTSFKEQASFNKRVMSQIDQLASAAKSAAGVENISSVTMRGGKTTRDPPNPNHGTAKTPRQQEQTSAEPADLQDESSDEEPTPEVYGDTTMLPFPTRWRMKKKDREEQFLRFVEMVEKINVSVPLMDVLHIPSYAKFIKDIINNKRPLPSAKVVKLTEECSVAILNHLPEKKQDPGCPTITCSIGTQHFDQALCDLGASVSVMPKLVFDRLNFTNLEPTNMTL; encoded by the coding sequence ATGGGGAACAATTGTCCTGAAACCCAGGAAGACGCTGCATTCATCAACAAGGGGTTTCGCAAACAACAACAGCAAGGTAATGGGTGGAACAACCAAAATCGCCCCCAAGGTAATTGCTCGTTTAACTCAGGCTCTAGTTCTTCCCAGCCTTCGCTTAAAGATCTTGTTCTTGGTCAGGCCAAGATAAATGAAAACCTTGTTAAAAAGCTTTCctttaatgataaaatgtttgaAAACATAAACACCAAGCTTGATGGCCTGACCACCTCGTTTAAAGAACAAGCGTCTTTCAATAAAAGAGTAATGTCTCAGATAGATCAGCTTGCTTCTGCTGCTAAGTCTGCTGCTGGTGTTGAAAATATTAGTTCGGTGACCATgagagggggtaagaccactcgtgatccaCCAAACCCTAACCATGGTACAGCTAAGACTCCGCGTCAACAAGAACAAACATCTGCTGAGCCAGCTGATCTTCAAGACGAATCATCAGATGAGGAACCGACTCCAGAAGTTTATGGGGACACCACGATGCTTCCTTTCCCCACCAGGTggaggatgaagaagaaggaCCGAGAAGAGCAATTTCTCCGCTTCGTGGAAATGGTCGAGAAGATAAACGTCAGCGTCCCGTTAATGGATGTCTTGCACATACCATCCTATGCTAAGTTTATCAAGGATATCATCAACAACAAGCGACCATTACCCTCCGCAAAAGTCGTTAAGCTGACAGAAGAGTGTAGCGTAGCTATACTCAACCATCTACCTGAGAAGAAGCAAGATCCTGGGTGCCCCACAATTACATGCTCAATAGGCACCCAACATTTTGATCAGGCCTTATGTGATCTTGGGGCGAGTGTGAGCGTCATGCCGAAATTAGTCTTTGATAGGCTAAACTTCACCAACTTGGAACCAACCAACATGACACTCTAG